Proteins from a genomic interval of Scatophagus argus isolate fScaArg1 chromosome 6, fScaArg1.pri, whole genome shotgun sequence:
- the ndufa11 gene encoding NADH dehydrogenase [ubiquinone] 1 alpha subcomplex subunit 11: MGYWDLPEGTDCVEKTWLTTKLGTALGLVGSAYHIVAFQPESALTALQRATNTTVTMATMGAIFGMATCLSAQAREAPDDPLNYFIGGCTSGIFLGARTHSAMTGTSACLGLGTLAFFTKVGKMEGWKLAGPPRV; encoded by the exons ATGGGGTACTGGGATTTACCAGAGGGCACAGACTGCGTCGAAAAAACATGGCTCACTACCAAACTAGGCACGGCTTTGG gcctGGTTGGTTCAGCCTATCACATCGTGGCATTCCAGCCTGAGTCTGCATTGACAGCGCTGCAGAGGGCTACCAATACAACTGTTACCATGG CCACCATGGGAGCCATCTTCGGAATGGCAACGTGCCTCAGTGCTCAGGCTCGTGAAGCTCCAGATGACCCACTTAATTACTTCATCGGAGGCTGTACCTCTGGGATCTTCCTGGGAGCCAGAA cCCACAGTGCTATGACCGGTACATCGGCATGTCTGGGTCTGGGTACACTGGCCTTTTTCACAAAAGTCGGCAAGATGGAGGGCTGGAAGCTAGCTGGTCCCCCCAGAGTATGA